In Symmachiella dynata, the following are encoded in one genomic region:
- a CDS encoding DUF1549 domain-containing protein, whose amino-acid sequence MAVLKPCPKIGINVLIAALILTAVAVNAQADPPQRPAFRNHIAPLLTRLGCNQAACHGAADGQAGFHLSLFGYDLKGDHEALLSGDPDPRANWRDPEASLILQKPCGFEDHEGGVLFEPESFEYQVLLNWVKNRAPGIPLGTDWIEVETLDVQPAVVRGLPSDKPLKLRVQAEWNNKTSDEVTQFCRFVSKDETIATVGTDGEITLHKPGMTHVLIYYDRVIQPVEVIVPFADTASNADSLPTGAGSLDTAVDRQLAQLGLQPAELCSDAEFLRRVSLDLTGRLPRSDEVLEFIDDKTADKRERKIDALLASDAYTDHWTAWLCELFGLNEEVMPDGAFRREEALLSYQWIRRRVEQGTSYDQLVNDIVRSINRRPEQPFEEYIDETNAYFRAGGEDLLVEQDRLPFFWGRKHIRAASNKALTFSHTFLAVKLQCAECHKHPFDRWTKEDFEGLEAFFEPFKFGTPSKDIPASKRIRDTFRPKKGTINDHVIRQAFDAGKRVSFPGVYIKDGDDSATVPQVDRLKVLTEWMNDRDHPYLAIALVNRVWEHFLGTGIVDTPDDLSVGNPPSNRELLDRLVLQFIESDYRLRTLQRDIVMSRAYQRSSTLKDAVPEHRRQFAQSQFRPMSAEVLYDAVFQATADDESKVTTTETMVGPRSVLRNSHRLRKLLARMGQPPGDEVCARVRSNNPTLPRTLELYNGPTFRKLLDRPNGWIGRMRSTGTDAAAQQLRTPGELLPELIDAAFLRTVSRLPSSEERSSCLSYCQESKSLPDGVRDVVWALINSREFLLNH is encoded by the coding sequence ATGGCTGTACTCAAACCGTGTCCCAAAATCGGCATCAACGTCCTGATCGCCGCTCTGATTCTCACGGCCGTTGCGGTCAATGCCCAGGCCGATCCGCCGCAGCGACCAGCGTTTCGAAATCATATTGCGCCATTGCTAACGCGGCTTGGCTGTAATCAGGCGGCCTGTCATGGCGCGGCCGATGGACAGGCTGGGTTTCACCTCTCCTTGTTCGGCTATGACCTAAAAGGGGACCACGAAGCGTTGCTGTCGGGCGATCCGGATCCACGGGCGAATTGGCGGGACCCCGAAGCGAGCTTGATTTTACAAAAGCCCTGCGGCTTCGAAGATCACGAAGGGGGCGTCCTGTTCGAGCCGGAGAGCTTTGAATATCAGGTGCTGTTGAATTGGGTGAAAAACCGGGCACCCGGCATTCCGCTGGGAACTGATTGGATCGAAGTTGAAACACTCGACGTGCAACCGGCGGTCGTCCGCGGGCTTCCGAGCGACAAGCCGCTGAAATTGCGTGTTCAGGCAGAATGGAATAACAAGACGAGCGACGAGGTGACGCAATTTTGCCGTTTCGTCTCTAAAGACGAAACGATTGCGACTGTCGGCACGGACGGTGAGATCACGCTGCACAAGCCGGGGATGACGCATGTGCTGATCTACTACGACCGGGTGATACAGCCTGTTGAAGTCATCGTGCCCTTTGCAGACACCGCATCGAATGCCGACTCTTTGCCAACTGGGGCGGGCAGTCTTGATACGGCTGTCGACCGGCAGCTTGCGCAATTAGGGCTACAACCAGCCGAGCTATGTAGTGATGCGGAGTTCCTTCGCCGCGTCAGCCTGGATTTGACCGGTCGTCTCCCGCGGTCGGATGAGGTGCTCGAATTTATTGACGACAAAACGGCCGACAAACGAGAACGTAAAATTGACGCGCTGTTGGCCAGCGACGCTTATACCGATCATTGGACGGCGTGGTTGTGTGAACTGTTTGGTCTCAATGAAGAAGTCATGCCCGACGGTGCATTTCGCCGCGAAGAAGCATTGCTCAGTTATCAATGGATCCGCCGGCGCGTGGAGCAGGGGACGAGTTACGATCAGTTGGTCAACGATATCGTACGCAGCATCAACCGGCGACCGGAACAGCCCTTTGAAGAATACATCGACGAGACGAACGCATACTTCCGCGCGGGGGGAGAGGATCTGTTGGTCGAGCAGGATCGACTTCCCTTTTTCTGGGGCAGAAAGCATATTCGCGCTGCTTCGAATAAAGCGTTGACGTTCAGCCATACATTTTTGGCGGTGAAGCTCCAATGCGCCGAATGCCACAAGCATCCCTTTGATCGCTGGACCAAAGAAGACTTCGAGGGGCTGGAGGCATTCTTTGAGCCGTTTAAGTTTGGGACGCCCAGCAAAGACATTCCCGCGTCCAAGCGGATTCGCGATACGTTCCGGCCGAAAAAAGGAACGATCAACGACCATGTTATCCGGCAGGCATTTGACGCTGGTAAACGTGTCTCCTTTCCCGGAGTCTATATTAAGGACGGTGACGACAGTGCGACGGTACCGCAGGTTGATCGGCTCAAAGTGTTAACCGAATGGATGAACGATCGAGACCATCCGTATCTAGCCATCGCGCTTGTCAATCGGGTGTGGGAACACTTTTTAGGAACCGGAATCGTGGATACGCCAGACGACCTGAGCGTGGGAAATCCTCCCAGCAATCGTGAACTCTTGGATCGGCTGGTTTTGCAATTTATCGAATCGGATTATCGTCTTCGCACGTTGCAACGTGACATTGTGATGAGCCGGGCGTATCAGCGCAGCTCCACGCTCAAAGACGCGGTGCCTGAGCATCGTCGGCAGTTTGCGCAATCACAATTTCGCCCGATGTCGGCGGAGGTGCTCTATGATGCGGTTTTTCAGGCGACTGCGGATGATGAGTCAAAAGTGACCACGACAGAGACAATGGTCGGTCCGCGATCGGTTTTGCGAAATTCCCATCGCTTACGAAAATTGTTGGCGCGGATGGGGCAACCACCGGGCGACGAAGTTTGCGCACGCGTTCGCTCAAATAATCCCACGCTGCCGCGTACGTTAGAGTTATACAACGGACCGACGTTTCGCAAACTTTTGGATCGACCCAACGGTTGGATCGGACGCATGCGGAGCACCGGAACCGATGCGGCGGCCCAGCAGTTGAGAACACCCGGTGAATTGCTGCCGGAATTAATCGACGCCGCGTTCTTGCGGACCGTGTCGCGACTCCCCTCAAGTGAAGAACGCTCAAGCTGCCTGTCGTATTGTCAAGAATCGAAGAGTCTCCCCGACGGCGTGCGCGATGTTGTTTGGGCGCTGATCAACTCACGTGAGTTTTTGCTCAACCATTAA
- a CDS encoding polysaccharide biosynthesis/export family protein, which translates to MPLFAQSSHKFVGLVGGAFMLLILVSGCATFDDSAVEYSTAPPISEVIPHELSKATSPVYVIEPPDVLTISAISLVPKHPYRVRPLDTLIVQATGVPTEAPIGGEHVIGLDGNLVLGYEYDYLDGQHQPIRATGKTIEMIRNELEERLQLVAREPRVWITLSSIASQQDISGEHLVAPDGRVTLGSYGRVCLIGMTIEEAKTTIETHLSQYFENPQVGVDVFGFNSKVYYVITQGAGLGDQVFRLPIKGSETALDAIGEIQGFSSNSSIRMWVARPGFNNQGGDQIMPIDWLGISQRGDVTTNYQLMPGDRLYVAEDKLVAFDTALAKIISPIERMLGVTLLGTQTANRITTYGTVNNQGF; encoded by the coding sequence ATGCCGCTATTCGCTCAGTCATCACACAAATTTGTGGGACTCGTTGGCGGCGCATTCATGCTGCTGATACTGGTCTCAGGATGCGCGACCTTCGATGATTCGGCCGTCGAGTATTCCACGGCGCCACCTATCTCGGAAGTTATTCCGCACGAGTTGTCCAAAGCGACATCGCCGGTTTACGTCATCGAGCCTCCCGATGTGTTGACCATCTCGGCAATCAGCCTCGTTCCCAAACATCCCTACCGAGTCCGGCCACTGGACACACTGATCGTGCAAGCCACAGGGGTGCCCACCGAAGCTCCCATTGGGGGAGAGCATGTCATTGGTCTCGATGGCAACTTGGTCTTGGGCTACGAATATGATTATCTCGACGGTCAGCATCAACCGATTCGCGCGACCGGTAAAACGATCGAAATGATCCGCAACGAATTGGAAGAACGGTTGCAACTGGTGGCGCGTGAGCCGCGGGTGTGGATCACGCTCTCCAGCATCGCCTCCCAACAAGACATCTCGGGCGAACACTTGGTCGCTCCTGATGGACGCGTCACGCTGGGCAGCTATGGTCGCGTCTGCCTGATCGGGATGACGATCGAAGAAGCCAAAACAACCATCGAAACACATCTTTCTCAATACTTCGAAAACCCGCAAGTCGGCGTCGACGTGTTCGGTTTCAACAGCAAGGTGTATTACGTCATTACACAAGGCGCGGGTCTGGGCGATCAAGTTTTTCGGTTGCCCATCAAAGGAAGCGAAACGGCTTTGGATGCCATCGGCGAGATTCAAGGTTTCTCCTCGAATTCATCCATCCGCATGTGGGTGGCCCGTCCCGGTTTCAATAACCAGGGGGGTGACCAAATTATGCCCATCGACTGGCTGGGAATTTCCCAACGCGGTGACGTGACGACCAACTACCAACTCATGCCGGGCGACCGCCTGTATGTGGCGGAAGACAAATTGGTGGCCTTCGATACCGCCTTGGCAAAAATCATATCGCCGATCGAACGGATGCTGGGTGTGACATTGCTGGGAACCCAGACTGCCAACCGTATTACGACCTACGGCACTGTGAACAACCAAGGTTTCTAG
- a CDS encoding exosortase-associated EpsI family protein → MIKTAIALAIAALVTVASAQLQPGHLYQQAPAEILEKESQRLENFPVAFGNWDAQAEGDPLPEGVQTELGLENYLSRVYRNRETNQQVALLIMVGSPGRLVRHPPDICYSNRGSRTFSTGKILIEDADATDNFRSLAYVGDDSLETSDEFVVAYGHTADTQWDVPRFPRFTYGSESFLYKMQVLVAGGDNNEERIQTAEMFLTDCVQAFQTLRSAK, encoded by the coding sequence ATGATAAAAACCGCGATTGCATTAGCGATAGCTGCACTGGTCACCGTGGCCTCCGCTCAACTGCAGCCGGGACACCTTTACCAGCAGGCTCCTGCAGAAATTCTTGAAAAGGAATCGCAACGTCTTGAGAACTTTCCCGTGGCATTTGGGAATTGGGACGCGCAAGCCGAGGGCGATCCGCTGCCTGAAGGCGTGCAAACAGAATTGGGACTTGAGAATTATCTCAGCAGGGTCTATCGCAATCGAGAGACCAATCAACAGGTCGCCTTGTTGATCATGGTGGGTTCACCGGGCCGTTTGGTTCGCCATCCGCCGGACATTTGCTATTCCAATCGCGGCAGCCGGACGTTTTCTACCGGTAAGATTCTGATCGAAGATGCAGACGCGACAGATAACTTTCGGTCTCTGGCCTATGTCGGGGACGATTCATTGGAGACGTCTGACGAGTTCGTCGTTGCGTATGGACACACCGCCGATACGCAATGGGATGTGCCGCGCTTTCCGCGATTCACTTATGGGAGCGAATCATTCTTGTACAAAATGCAAGTGCTCGTTGCTGGGGGAGACAATAACGAAGAACGGATTCAGACTGCGGAGATGTTTCTGACGGACTGTGTCCAAGCGTTCCAAACGCTACGAAGTGCGAAATGA
- a CDS encoding DUF1501 domain-containing protein, which produces MPLSFPHTMQPSRRDMLCAGTLAIGGINLSHLLRAEEAVSGSSAKSAIVILLDGGPSHIDTFDPKPTAPREMRGEFGTISTALPGVQFCEHLPQLAQATDRYALVRGVSHALSDHGLGKKYILTGTPPLASIQYPSYSAVMNYRNPAAIDLPGSVAIPRSPQGPGFLGIEHASFETGKFPKAGRSLDVPALALPAGTTTPMLERRERLRRTLDQKLEQSGNSTLLLDGMDRHSQKAYSILTSRRTRAAFDLSQEKPAFAKQFAQDSFSQSCLLAIRLVEAGVRCVTISFGGWDTHRNNFPTLKNKNLPRLDTGLVALLQGLTQRGLFDSTTVLATGEFGRTPKINAYGQPGREHYAKCMFMLLAGGGIVGGQVVGGSDTTGALPVDVSISPDDVAATFYTSLGMDPEQVLHSPDGRPVTLVRNGSPIRELLRGS; this is translated from the coding sequence ATGCCCCTTTCTTTTCCCCACACCATGCAGCCTTCGCGTCGAGACATGCTCTGCGCGGGGACTCTGGCTATCGGCGGCATCAATCTCTCGCATCTGTTGCGCGCTGAGGAGGCTGTTTCAGGCTCATCCGCAAAGTCGGCCATCGTGATCTTATTGGATGGTGGGCCGTCGCACATCGACACGTTTGATCCCAAGCCGACTGCGCCCCGCGAAATGCGCGGGGAGTTTGGCACGATCTCCACGGCGCTGCCCGGTGTTCAGTTTTGCGAACACCTTCCACAACTGGCGCAGGCCACCGACCGTTATGCCTTGGTGCGCGGGGTCTCCCATGCGTTGTCCGACCATGGGCTGGGGAAAAAATACATCCTGACGGGAACTCCGCCGCTGGCGTCGATTCAGTACCCGTCGTATTCCGCAGTGATGAATTATCGAAATCCCGCTGCGATCGATTTGCCTGGAAGTGTCGCCATTCCCCGCTCGCCTCAAGGGCCGGGTTTTCTGGGAATCGAACATGCCTCGTTTGAAACCGGAAAGTTCCCCAAGGCGGGGCGTTCCCTGGATGTCCCGGCGCTGGCCCTCCCTGCGGGAACAACAACTCCGATGCTCGAACGTCGCGAACGATTGCGACGGACGCTCGATCAGAAGCTCGAGCAGTCCGGGAATTCCACCCTGCTGCTGGATGGTATGGACCGTCACAGCCAGAAGGCGTATTCGATTCTGACTTCGCGGCGGACACGGGCCGCATTTGATCTCTCCCAAGAAAAACCGGCCTTTGCCAAACAGTTCGCTCAGGATTCCTTCAGTCAAAGTTGCCTGCTGGCCATTCGTCTGGTCGAGGCGGGTGTGCGCTGCGTGACGATATCCTTTGGAGGCTGGGATACGCACCGGAACAATTTTCCGACCCTGAAAAACAAGAATCTCCCGCGGTTAGATACGGGTTTGGTCGCACTGTTGCAAGGTCTGACGCAGCGCGGTCTTTTCGATTCGACCACGGTGTTGGCCACGGGGGAATTTGGGCGGACCCCGAAAATCAATGCGTATGGTCAACCCGGACGCGAGCACTATGCGAAGTGCATGTTCATGTTGTTGGCTGGCGGCGGGATCGTCGGTGGTCAGGTGGTGGGTGGCAGCGATACCACGGGGGCGTTGCCTGTCGATGTCTCCATTTCTCCGGACGACGTCGCTGCGACATTTTATACCAGCCTGGGGATGGACCCTGAGCAGGTCCTGCATTCCCCCGATGGCCGACCGGTGACCTTGGTACGCAATGGTTCACCGATTCGAGAATTGCTTCGCGGCAGTTGA
- the xrt gene encoding exosortase — MSYNKQRLIPFALLLIGVWAYWSPLQSIVENWSSNADYSHGFIVPFICAAILYLRRESLPEMAPTVSFAGLALMLFACLMRYSSGRLYFPELDAWSLPVWIGGWVWMCFGWRCFRWAAPAIGFLCFAMPLPATIEIALSTPLQKLAAGCSAWTLRLFSQPAIVDGTVILLDGHQFEVERACSGLRMFFGILALAVATITLARTSLWKSLLLLAAVIPVSIIANVIRIDVTALLAKYWSGEVSERFSHDFAAVAMVPLAAAMFWGVLVLLDATSRRFAASKSSGSSWVLRLGVAAVVLIVSVLFMQRYFESRTLSTLQKTAERYEAEENYEKAATYYSRYLSIDPDDSDVAIQFAEMSHRSAHANGTWLRVAQLYLHAWELAPQQVELAVTAAQIATKFHEYRMALDIYEELRSNPHDASEISQSELEKLYADSLVAYLRWERGRANVTWQEAIDVLHQVMESGDYEVSHAATLASAIMDFSPQTETEGGPEEAGTPHVSACQVLEKLVKEKAEVPLAWLAKYEFERVYGSCSDADSEVSLQQALKLVSQSSGLEAARVYYVAAQLQMQKENSQAAQELLEKAIAAQPDFHLPHLARAKLFLAEGGAEGDSKAIAALENGLEQVLAKKGRTELSLLVPLASLLARTGQFEKAEALVVPLEKHAPNISESERGAVLGSIALVRGRIAAAEQSPRHALGVLSSFLGTSDMELAQNQFPKVYAEIWSFYGDLCFGMGQLDVAMDAYGRASDLNPSLAAARLQLANLATRSGNLELAEKQFMAVMGGTEEIQLNAAIGLAKVELQRQKSLPKQQRDWAAVTKALEKAAQHGAPHETIELVSVEMMIAQGQVDEAVARLENSLEVNSDSALLWQDYAALKLQMGDYQTALQAAKKFRDLSDNRARATVLQSRVLVGDNQVEEAIALLQKELKVEQAAAKQGELWIELSHLYLRNGDMPRAIEILESAHERLPQNKEIVDEAARLAWLRQEWNQLAKYAQWLQEIEGPQGTEWRAYQAQILLASLESANDPNFEKAHGLIQFVNDRRPNWPKSKILLGELSLLQGKYLAALSSYQEAWKLGSRNILLADRIIDMYTRTNSKLKAQEFVTQASKMLAFSPQLFDRAVPYYAQGTEREQALILAKSWAESRPDDVDTQLRLGRVLMMLAEGEVRDKKQKSAFLTEAENAFRKAVDNSPSNIRSWVAFVNFYDQVLDSREDAISTLQELAQQASISDRHKSFVLAQLYTRLGLVDEARRYYLESIILSSDAGDPRSLQILMHAAQFYFAQSPQLAEMLTRRVLVAKPNNRFAKLMLANLLLKDGEKSATEEAGRVLKQEFEDIEQNPQSAVIRARIRFLSQRGTPSDYTEAVGLAEGILDKKPDDLRTMADLYEHVDRISAAFGILDDLGNRVTPRPQDLTEYLRFWQQHFLAAPDQEDTVAFEGGAKQIYAKLAETAEGLGEFVRWKIRELKVKTSEPQLSSDDTESLANEIRATSAFQAASTVEEQQALLTRMLSVAIHENEPHLAVYLSEHGFTKLSSEAAARSLIDALIINRDVKSSHNAVVDDFLARATATDVSATGDSLVQLLGDLRFLQGRYDDAVLLYRKVLERTPDSTMAQNNLALAIAETSSPIQEARAILQAALEQQPDSLQLNDSLATIELIDGNAQRVIDRLTPLANESLAGASLWLHLAEAYSQIGNDQSAQDAFQRALALGIERQVLSARDQKWLRDLSEHFRHALFVKGSS; from the coding sequence ATGTCATATAACAAACAGCGGCTCATTCCATTTGCGCTGCTTCTCATTGGCGTTTGGGCGTATTGGAGTCCGCTGCAAAGCATTGTTGAAAATTGGTCGTCGAACGCCGATTACTCGCACGGATTCATCGTCCCATTTATTTGTGCCGCTATTCTCTATCTGCGGCGCGAGTCACTGCCTGAGATGGCGCCCACGGTCTCGTTTGCCGGGCTGGCATTGATGCTTTTCGCCTGTCTCATGCGCTACTCCTCGGGGCGGCTTTATTTCCCAGAACTTGATGCTTGGTCGCTCCCCGTTTGGATTGGCGGCTGGGTCTGGATGTGCTTTGGATGGCGCTGTTTTCGCTGGGCTGCGCCTGCGATAGGGTTTTTATGTTTTGCAATGCCCCTGCCCGCGACAATCGAAATTGCCCTGAGTACGCCCCTGCAAAAGCTCGCAGCCGGCTGCTCGGCATGGACATTGCGACTGTTTTCACAACCGGCAATTGTGGATGGGACTGTGATCCTGCTCGACGGTCATCAGTTTGAGGTCGAACGAGCCTGTAGCGGGTTACGGATGTTTTTCGGCATCTTGGCGCTTGCCGTGGCGACCATCACCTTGGCCCGAACGAGTCTCTGGAAATCGCTCTTACTATTGGCCGCTGTGATCCCGGTTTCGATCATCGCTAATGTGATACGTATCGACGTGACAGCTTTGCTGGCCAAATATTGGTCGGGTGAAGTCTCCGAGCGATTCTCACACGACTTTGCCGCAGTGGCTATGGTCCCGCTGGCAGCGGCGATGTTTTGGGGCGTGCTGGTTCTGTTGGACGCAACGAGCCGCCGGTTTGCGGCGAGTAAGTCTTCTGGATCGTCGTGGGTGTTGCGGTTGGGCGTGGCTGCGGTGGTGCTGATTGTCTCGGTGCTCTTCATGCAACGATATTTTGAAAGTCGCACACTCAGCACGCTACAAAAGACGGCAGAGCGATATGAAGCCGAAGAGAATTATGAGAAGGCGGCGACGTACTACTCGCGTTATTTGTCAATCGATCCCGATGATTCCGACGTGGCGATTCAGTTTGCTGAGATGTCGCATCGTTCGGCGCACGCGAATGGGACTTGGTTGCGCGTGGCACAACTCTATTTGCATGCTTGGGAGTTGGCTCCACAGCAGGTGGAATTGGCAGTGACAGCCGCACAGATTGCGACCAAATTCCACGAGTATCGCATGGCCTTGGATATCTACGAAGAACTGAGATCCAACCCGCACGATGCCTCGGAGATATCGCAAAGCGAACTCGAGAAGCTCTATGCGGATTCGTTGGTCGCCTACTTGCGTTGGGAAAGAGGCCGGGCCAATGTCACGTGGCAAGAAGCGATTGACGTTTTGCATCAAGTGATGGAAAGCGGGGATTACGAGGTATCGCACGCTGCGACCCTCGCTTCGGCCATCATGGATTTTTCGCCGCAAACGGAGACAGAGGGCGGTCCCGAGGAGGCTGGCACTCCTCACGTTTCCGCATGCCAAGTGCTGGAAAAGCTGGTCAAAGAGAAAGCTGAAGTCCCCTTGGCGTGGTTGGCAAAGTACGAATTCGAGCGGGTGTATGGAAGTTGCTCCGACGCGGATAGCGAAGTCAGTTTGCAGCAGGCACTCAAGTTGGTTTCGCAGTCGAGCGGTCTGGAGGCGGCTCGGGTTTATTACGTTGCTGCGCAGTTGCAGATGCAGAAAGAGAACTCTCAGGCGGCCCAGGAATTGTTGGAAAAAGCAATCGCCGCACAACCCGATTTCCACCTGCCCCACTTGGCGCGTGCCAAGTTATTCTTGGCCGAAGGGGGCGCTGAGGGGGACAGCAAGGCGATCGCCGCTTTGGAAAATGGGTTGGAACAAGTCTTGGCGAAAAAAGGGCGCACGGAATTATCGTTGCTCGTGCCGCTCGCCTCGCTGCTGGCGCGAACCGGGCAGTTTGAAAAGGCCGAGGCGCTGGTCGTTCCTTTAGAGAAACATGCCCCGAACATTTCAGAAAGCGAGAGAGGCGCGGTGCTGGGAAGCATCGCTCTGGTCCGTGGACGCATCGCTGCGGCAGAGCAATCCCCGCGTCACGCATTGGGCGTGTTGAGCTCGTTTCTGGGAACATCAGACATGGAGCTGGCTCAAAACCAGTTTCCCAAAGTATACGCCGAAATCTGGAGCTTTTATGGCGACCTGTGTTTCGGGATGGGACAACTCGATGTCGCCATGGACGCCTATGGCCGTGCAAGCGATTTGAATCCCAGCCTGGCCGCTGCCCGGTTGCAATTGGCCAACCTTGCGACCCGATCTGGAAATTTGGAATTGGCCGAGAAACAATTCATGGCCGTCATGGGCGGTACGGAGGAGATTCAACTCAATGCCGCGATCGGCTTGGCGAAAGTCGAACTGCAACGCCAAAAGTCCCTACCCAAGCAGCAGCGGGACTGGGCTGCCGTCACAAAGGCATTGGAAAAAGCTGCCCAGCATGGCGCTCCCCATGAAACGATCGAGCTGGTTTCCGTGGAGATGATGATTGCCCAAGGGCAAGTTGATGAAGCGGTCGCACGCTTAGAAAACTCGCTGGAAGTCAACAGCGACTCGGCATTGTTGTGGCAAGATTATGCTGCATTAAAGTTGCAGATGGGCGACTATCAGACGGCATTGCAGGCCGCAAAAAAATTCCGGGACCTGTCCGATAATCGGGCGCGTGCCACGGTACTGCAATCGCGTGTGCTCGTCGGTGACAATCAAGTTGAAGAGGCGATTGCGCTGCTCCAAAAAGAGTTAAAGGTTGAGCAAGCAGCGGCCAAACAAGGTGAGCTATGGATCGAGCTTTCGCATTTGTATTTGCGCAATGGCGACATGCCGCGTGCCATCGAGATCCTAGAGTCTGCCCACGAGCGCCTGCCGCAAAATAAGGAAATCGTTGACGAAGCTGCCCGGCTGGCCTGGTTGCGACAAGAGTGGAATCAGCTTGCCAAATATGCCCAATGGCTCCAGGAAATCGAAGGTCCCCAAGGAACCGAATGGCGAGCGTATCAGGCCCAAATTTTATTAGCCAGCTTGGAATCTGCGAACGATCCCAATTTCGAAAAGGCGCATGGATTGATTCAATTCGTCAATGACCGCCGCCCCAATTGGCCGAAATCAAAGATCCTGTTGGGCGAACTTTCGCTGCTGCAAGGCAAATATCTGGCGGCCTTGTCCTCTTATCAGGAGGCCTGGAAACTGGGTAGCCGCAACATTTTGTTGGCGGACCGCATTATCGATATGTATACGCGGACCAATAGCAAGCTGAAGGCGCAAGAGTTTGTCACCCAGGCGAGCAAGATGTTGGCGTTCTCGCCTCAACTGTTTGACCGCGCCGTGCCGTATTACGCGCAAGGAACGGAACGAGAACAGGCGCTGATTCTTGCAAAATCCTGGGCCGAATCCCGTCCGGATGATGTCGACACGCAATTGCGGTTGGGGCGCGTGTTGATGATGTTGGCCGAGGGCGAAGTCAGAGATAAGAAACAAAAATCTGCTTTTCTCACCGAAGCCGAAAACGCGTTTCGCAAGGCAGTGGACAATTCGCCGTCTAATATCCGCTCATGGGTGGCCTTCGTCAATTTTTATGATCAGGTTCTTGATTCGCGCGAAGACGCTATTTCCACCCTTCAAGAACTCGCCCAACAAGCCTCGATCAGTGATCGCCACAAATCGTTTGTGTTGGCTCAACTTTATACGCGTTTGGGACTCGTGGATGAGGCCCGCCGGTATTACCTGGAGTCGATCATCTTATCGAGTGATGCCGGGGATCCGCGCAGCCTACAAATACTGATGCATGCCGCGCAATTCTATTTCGCACAGTCACCGCAATTGGCCGAAATGCTCACGCGTCGCGTGCTTGTAGCAAAGCCCAACAACCGCTTTGCGAAGTTGATGCTGGCCAATTTGCTTTTGAAGGACGGCGAAAAGTCTGCGACCGAGGAAGCTGGCCGTGTGCTGAAGCAAGAGTTCGAGGATATCGAGCAGAACCCTCAATCCGCCGTGATTCGCGCCCGAATTCGGTTTCTGTCCCAGCGCGGTACACCAAGCGACTACACCGAGGCGGTCGGATTGGCCGAAGGCATTCTGGATAAAAAGCCTGACGACTTGCGGACCATGGCCGATTTGTATGAGCACGTAGATCGTATTAGCGCGGCATTTGGAATCCTCGATGATCTGGGAAACCGCGTGACACCGCGCCCACAAGATCTCACCGAATACCTACGCTTCTGGCAACAGCATTTTCTTGCAGCGCCGGATCAAGAGGATACCGTCGCATTTGAAGGGGGCGCTAAACAGATTTATGCAAAGTTAGCCGAGACAGCGGAAGGGCTGGGTGAATTTGTTCGCTGGAAGATCCGCGAACTCAAAGTGAAAACATCGGAGCCGCAACTCAGCTCGGACGATACGGAATCCCTGGCGAATGAAATCCGCGCGACGTCGGCCTTTCAGGCGGCGAGCACCGTTGAAGAACAGCAGGCTTTGTTAACGCGTATGCTTTCTGTGGCGATCCATGAAAATGAACCCCATTTGGCTGTCTATTTGAGTGAGCATGGCTTTACAAAATTGTCCTCAGAAGCGGCGGCCCGCAGTCTGATTGATGCATTGATTATTAACCGCGATGTCAAAAGCAGTCACAACGCAGTGGTCGACGATTTTCTTGCCCGGGCCACCGCAACTGACGTCTCTGCAACTGGCGATTCACTGGTTCAATTGCTAGGGGATTTGCGGTTTCTGCAAGGACGTTATGACGACGCGGTGCTGCTCTACCGCAAAGTGTTGGAGCGTACGCCCGACTCGACCATGGCGCAGAATAACTTGGCGTTGGCGATTGCCGAAACCTCCTCGCCCATTCAAGAGGCGCGGGCGATCCTGCAAGCTGCCCTTGAGCAACAGCCTGATAGCCTACAACTGAATGACTCCCTCGCAACCATTGAGTTGATTGACGGCAATGCACAACGGGTGATCGATCGGCTCACACCACTTGCAAACGAATCGCTTGCCGGCGCCTCGCTTTGGCTGCACTTGGCCGAAGCATACAGCCAGATCGGAAACGATCAGTCTGCGCAGGACGCCTTCCAACGTGCTTTGGCCTTGGGTATCGAACGACAGGTGCTATCTGCACGGGATCAGAAATGGCTGCGCGACCTGTCGGAGCATTTTCGACATGCGTTGTTTGTGAAAGGCTCGTCCTGA